DNA sequence from the Malus domestica chromosome 06, GDT2T_hap1 genome:
ACTACCTACGTAATCACTATATGTATGAGTAATGCAATGCATGAAGGTTGATGGACTACCTCTTAATTTTGAAAGGCATTTTCTAAGTCGCTTCTCATGCATGCCAACCATCTCCACCTTCAATTCCACTGTCTGCAAAGTCAAATTACTGTAAAATGTAACAAGACTTGAAGGGGAATAACCTTATAAGTGAAATGATAACAGTACACTTCTTTTCTTGTTCTACACACTTCTTTATTTTTAGTCGtatgattgaataaatcaaacagaAAAAATGAACAGGATTAACCAGTAGGGCGTAAGGGGTGCAAAAATGTGTGTGGTTATGGTTTCCTTAAAATTAACCAAATGGTGGGCAAGAACAGATTTTTTAGATGATTAGATCAATAACCGAGTATCGAGCAATAAAAATGCGTGGTTATGTAATTACCTCCATTGTCGAGAGAGATACTTTTGCAGACTGGAAATGATTAACTGATGATATATGTATATGATGCTTGAGaatatataatattttcaattggtatagaaggaaggaaagaatggGGAACCTAAATATCAATAGAGATGGAGCGCAGGTCATTTTATACccggaggagggggagggggaggggaaGGGGGACAGGAAAAC
Encoded proteins:
- the LOC103436702 gene encoding heavy metal-associated isoprenylated plant protein 30-like, with the translated sequence MTCAPSLLIFRFPILSFLLYQLKILYILKHHIHISSVNHFQSAKVSLSTMETVELKVEMVGMHEKRLRKCLSKLRGIEKVEVDAYSQKVVVTTAAGYLHRNKLLKAIKRGGLKADFWSPQNELLSAYASASYGSLIRFNNFNF